In Candida dubliniensis CD36 chromosome 6, complete sequence, the following are encoded in one genomic region:
- a CDS encoding vacuolar protein-sorting-associated protein, putative (Similar to S. cerevisiae VPS60;~In S. cerevisiae: cytoplasmic and vacuolar membrane protein involved in late endosome to vacuole transport; required for normal filament maturation during pseudohyphal growth; may function in targeting specific cargo proteins for degradation) — MNRLFGTKNTAPKPSLNDAIKGIDERVGSLDVKLSKINSELSTYQQKISRMRDGPGKSALKQKAIKLLRQRKQIEAQKDQLENQSWNMTQASMTTDNLQNTMVTINAMKTANKQLKQTYGKINIDELEDLQDEMLDLIDKSNELQEALSTSYDVPDDISESELDAELEALGEEIDFENEMAESGIGAPSYLNDVEPATADKLPTFIDEQPEEAQKIAN, encoded by the coding sequence ATGAACAGATTATTTGGAACGAAAAACACTGCACCAAAGCCATCATTGAATGATGCAATAAAGGGAATTGATGAAAGAGTGGGGTCTTTGGATGTGAAACTAAGCAAGATCAACTCGGAATTGTCCACATACCAGCAGAAGATAAGCAGAATGAGAGACGGACCAGGGAAGTCAGCATTAAAGCAAAAAGCAATCAAGTTACTAAGACAAAGAAAGCAGATAGAAGCTCAAAAGGACCAGTTAGAGAATCAGTCGTGGAACATGACACAAGCTTCGATGACAACAgataatttacaaaatacaATGGTCACAATAAACGCAATGAAAACAGCAAATAAACAGTTGAAACAAACATACggaaaaatcaatatcgATGAATTAGAGGATCTTCAAGATGAAATGTtagatttgattgataaatcaaatgaacTACAGGAGGCGCTTCTGACAAGTTATGATGTACCCGATGACATCAGTGAGCTGGAGTTAGATGCTGAATTAGAAGCTCTTGGcgaagaaattgattttgaaaatgaaatggCAGAGAGTGGCATTGGGGCACCTAGTTACTTGAATGACGTGGAACCTGCAACGGCAGATAAGTTACCCACATTCATTGACGAACAACCAGAAGAAGCACAAAAAATTGCAAACTAG
- a CDS encoding O-methyltransferase, putative (Similar to S. cerevisiae COQ3;~In S. cerevisiae: O-methyltransferase, catalyzes two different O-methylation steps in ubiquinone (Coenzyme Q) biosynthesis; component of a mitochondrial ubiquinone-synthesizing complex), translating into MKSIHCAPLVRRLVFSRSFHYSKILFQNARGLTSTSESEMSHFNALASSWWDVNGPQRILHKMNLLRMDFIHDTIRQNLKLNENTDDEVYIPPFNVDLLPQGIKNKIDEDQEMRRDEILNGSSLTVLDVGCGGGILSESMARLSFVSSVKGIDLSADVLEAARLHKQKDPMLKDKLWYALNAIEDIPETEKFDIVTMFEVLEHVDYPSRVLLEGLKRLESGGWLFLSTINRDFVSWFTTIFMGEHVLRIVPVGTHTLEKYINQSEIKDWLQQDLNRKTEFRVADTKGCVYLPAYGWKFTSCPDVGNYFMAIQRVK; encoded by the coding sequence ATGAAAAGTATACATTGTGCGCCATTGGTTAGGCGATTAGTGTTTTCCCGATCTTTCCATTACTCCAAAAttcttttccaaaatgCCAGAGGGTTGACATCAACTTCAGAGTCGGAAATGTCACATTTCAACGCCTTAGCATCCAGTTGGTGGGATGTCAATGGACCACAGAGGATTTTGCATAAAATGAATCTATTGAGAATGGATTTTATTCACGACACAATTCGACAAAACTTGAAGCTCAATGAAAATACAGATGATGAGGTTTATATACCACCTTTTAATGTGGACTTGTTGCCTCAGGGAATTaagaataaaattgatgaggACCAAGAAATGAGGAGAGACGAAATCTTGAATGGTTCCAGCTTGACTGTTTTGGACGTTGGATGTGGAGGGGGGATATTATCTGAATCAATGGCTCGTTTGAGTTTTGTTCTGAGTGTAAAGGGTATTGACTTGTCTGCCGATGTGTTAGAGGCAGCTAGATTACATAAACAAAAGGACCCCATGTTAAAAGACAAATTATGGTACGCATTGAACGCAATTGAAGATATTCCTGAGACTGAAAAGTTTGATATTGTCACTATGTTTGAAGTTTTGGAGCATGTGGATTACCCTTCAAGAGTTTTGCTTGAAGGGTTGAAAAGATTAGAAAGTGGAGGATGGTTGTTTCTCTCTACGATCAATAGAGATTTCGTGAGCTGGTTCACAACTATATTCATGGGTGAACATGTTTTGAGAATTGTTCCAGTTGGAACCCATACTTTAGAAAaatatatcaatcaatccGAAATCAAAGATTGGTTGCAACAAGATTTGAATAGAAAAACAGAATTTAGAGTAGCTGATACAAAGGGGTGTGTATATTTACCTGCTTATGGTTGGAAGTTTACATCTTGTCCAGATGTCGGTAACTATTTTATGGCTATACAACGtgtaaaataa